The following are encoded in a window of Streptomyces sp. Go-475 genomic DNA:
- the eat gene encoding ethanolamine permease — MSQEPTSTPAPEGDDYLERRALRRGSAGWVLLTGLGVAYVVSGDYSGWNFGLAEGGFGGLAIAMVLMGAMYACMVFALAELSSILPTAGGGYGFARRALGPWGGFLTGTAILIEYVLAPAAIVIFIGDYVESLGLFGLESGWPMYLVCFAIFLGIHLWGVGEALRFSFVVTGIAVAALVVFALAALPDFSFAALDDIPVDASAAGSNSWLPFGLLGIWAAFPFGMWFFLGVEGVPLAAEETRDPARTLPKAIRWSMGILVVLAVVTFVAAAGARGSAAIQEAGNPLVEALQPDGEATTLSRIVNYAGLAGLVASFFSLIYAGSRQLFALSRAGYLPRFLSLTSRRKAPYLGLLVPGTIGFLLAAVSGNGARMLNIAVFGATISYALMSLSHIVLRRREPELPRPYRTPGGVLTSSVALVLACAALVATFLVDVTAALIALAVYVVAVGYFGLYSRKRLVAKAPEEEFAALAAAEAELARD; from the coding sequence ATGTCCCAGGAACCGACCAGTACACCCGCCCCGGAGGGCGACGACTACCTGGAGCGCAGAGCGCTCCGCCGCGGCAGCGCCGGCTGGGTGCTGCTGACCGGCCTCGGCGTCGCCTACGTCGTCTCCGGCGACTACTCGGGCTGGAACTTCGGCCTGGCCGAGGGCGGCTTCGGAGGCCTGGCCATCGCCATGGTCCTCATGGGCGCGATGTACGCGTGCATGGTCTTCGCGCTCGCCGAGCTGTCCTCGATCCTGCCGACGGCGGGCGGCGGCTACGGCTTCGCCCGGCGGGCGCTCGGCCCCTGGGGCGGTTTCCTGACCGGTACGGCGATCCTCATCGAGTACGTCCTCGCGCCCGCCGCCATCGTCATCTTCATCGGCGACTACGTCGAGTCGCTCGGCCTGTTCGGCCTGGAGTCCGGCTGGCCGATGTACCTGGTCTGCTTCGCGATCTTCCTGGGCATCCATCTGTGGGGCGTGGGCGAGGCGCTGCGCTTCAGCTTCGTCGTCACGGGCATCGCGGTCGCCGCCCTCGTCGTCTTCGCGCTGGCGGCGCTGCCCGACTTCTCCTTCGCCGCGCTGGACGACATCCCGGTCGACGCCTCGGCCGCCGGGTCGAACTCCTGGCTGCCGTTCGGCCTGCTCGGCATCTGGGCGGCGTTCCCCTTCGGCATGTGGTTCTTCCTGGGTGTCGAGGGCGTGCCGCTGGCCGCCGAGGAGACCAGGGACCCGGCCCGTACGCTGCCCAAGGCGATCCGCTGGTCGATGGGCATCCTGGTGGTGCTGGCGGTGGTGACGTTCGTCGCGGCGGCGGGGGCGCGCGGCTCGGCCGCGATCCAGGAGGCGGGCAACCCGCTGGTCGAGGCGCTCCAGCCGGACGGCGAGGCCACGACCCTGAGCAGGATCGTCAACTACGCGGGCCTGGCCGGCCTGGTGGCGTCGTTCTTCTCCCTGATCTACGCGGGCTCGCGCCAGCTCTTCGCCCTGTCCCGCGCGGGTTACCTGCCCCGCTTCCTGTCCCTCACCAGCCGCCGCAAGGCGCCGTACCTGGGCCTGCTGGTGCCCGGCACGATCGGCTTCCTGCTGGCGGCGGTGTCGGGCAACGGCGCGCGCATGCTCAACATCGCCGTCTTCGGCGCGACCATCTCCTACGCGCTGATGTCGCTGTCCCACATCGTGCTGCGCCGCCGCGAGCCGGAGCTGCCGCGGCCGTACCGGACGCCGGGCGGGGTGCTGACCTCCTCGGTCGCCCTGGTGCTGGCCTGTGCGGCGCTGGTGGCGACGTTCCTGGTGGACGTGACGGCGGCGCTCATCGCGCTCGCGGTGTACGTGGTGGCCGTCGGGTACTTCGGTCTGTACAGCCGCAAGCGGCTGGTGGCGAAGGCGCCGGAGGAGGAGTTCGCGGCACTGGCGGCGGCCGAGGCAGAGTTGGCACGGGACTGA
- a CDS encoding gamma-glutamyl-gamma-aminobutyrate hydrolase family protein has protein sequence MARPLIGVSTYLEAGARWGVWELEAALLPVGYPRLVQRAGGLAAMLPPDEPERAVETVARLDGLVIAGGPDVEPVRYGAEREPRTGPPAPERDAWELALIDAALAAGVPLLGICRGMQLLNVALGGTLVQHLDGHAEVVGVFGGHPVKPVPGTRYAAIVPEETSVPTYHHQAVDRLGEGLLPSAYAADGTVEAVELPSAEGWVLGVQWHPEMDEDERVMRALVEAAAAR, from the coding sequence GTGGCCAGGCCGTTGATCGGGGTCAGCACGTATCTGGAGGCCGGTGCCCGCTGGGGCGTGTGGGAGCTGGAGGCCGCCCTGCTGCCGGTCGGCTACCCCCGGCTGGTGCAGCGGGCGGGCGGACTGGCCGCGATGCTGCCGCCGGACGAGCCGGAGCGGGCCGTCGAGACGGTGGCCCGGCTGGACGGGCTGGTCATCGCGGGCGGGCCCGATGTGGAGCCGGTGCGCTACGGCGCCGAGCGCGAGCCCCGGACGGGGCCTCCGGCGCCGGAGCGGGACGCGTGGGAGCTGGCGCTGATCGACGCGGCGCTGGCGGCGGGTGTGCCGCTGCTGGGGATCTGCCGGGGCATGCAGCTGCTGAACGTCGCGCTGGGCGGCACGCTCGTGCAGCACCTCGACGGGCACGCGGAGGTCGTGGGCGTGTTCGGCGGGCACCCCGTCAAGCCGGTGCCGGGCACGCGGTACGCCGCGATCGTGCCGGAGGAGACGTCGGTGCCGACGTACCACCACCAGGCCGTCGACCGGCTCGGCGAGGGCCTGCTCCCGTCGGCGTACGCCGCGGACGGCACGGTGGAGGCGGTGGAACTGCCGTCCGCCGAGGGCTGGGTGCTGGGCGTGCAGTGGCACCCGGAGATGGACGAGGACGAGCGGGTGATGCGGGCACTGGTGGAGGCGGCGGCAGCCCGCTGA
- a CDS encoding LysR family transcriptional regulator, which yields MSNTDEQGGGPAVAGSLAHRVPDLGALELLLAVARLGSLGGAARELGITQPAASSRIRSMERQLGVALVDRSPRGSRLTDAGALVTDWARRIVEAAEAFDVGAQALRDRRDSRLRVAASMTIAEYLLPGWLLALRAQRPDTAVSLHAGNSTVVAERLLSDEADLGFVEGLTVPTGLDSVVIAHDRLIVVTAPGHAWGRRRRPVAAEELASTPLILREKGSGTRQVLDAALGGLARPLIELSSTTAVKAAAVSGAGPAVLSELAVGEELAMRRLVRVPVDGVALARDLRAVWPTGHRPTGPARDLLSLTRG from the coding sequence ATGAGCAACACGGATGAGCAGGGCGGCGGACCGGCGGTCGCCGGGTCCCTGGCGCACCGGGTCCCCGACCTCGGTGCCCTGGAGCTGCTGCTGGCGGTGGCGCGGCTCGGCAGTCTCGGCGGGGCGGCGCGGGAACTGGGCATCACCCAGCCCGCGGCGAGCAGCCGGATCCGGTCGATGGAGCGGCAGCTCGGCGTGGCGCTGGTCGACCGTTCGCCGCGGGGGTCACGGCTCACGGACGCCGGTGCGCTGGTGACGGACTGGGCGCGGCGGATCGTCGAGGCGGCGGAGGCGTTCGACGTGGGGGCGCAGGCGCTGCGCGACCGGCGGGACTCCCGGCTGCGGGTCGCGGCGAGCATGACGATCGCGGAGTACCTGCTGCCGGGCTGGCTGCTCGCGCTGCGGGCGCAGCGGCCCGACACGGCGGTGTCCCTGCACGCGGGCAACTCCACGGTGGTCGCGGAACGGCTGCTGTCGGACGAGGCCGATCTGGGCTTCGTGGAGGGGCTGACGGTGCCGACCGGGCTGGACTCGGTGGTCATCGCCCATGACCGGCTGATAGTGGTGACGGCGCCGGGGCACGCGTGGGGGCGCCGGCGGCGGCCGGTGGCGGCGGAGGAACTGGCCTCGACACCGCTGATCCTGCGGGAGAAGGGGTCCGGGACGCGCCAGGTGCTGGACGCGGCGCTGGGGGGTCTGGCCCGGCCGCTCATCGAGCTGTCCTCGACGACGGCGGTGAAGGCGGCGGCGGTGAGCGGAGCGGGGCCGGCGGTGCTGAGCGAGCTGGCGGTGGGGGAGGAGCTGGCGATGCGGCGGTTGGTGCGGGTGCCGGTGGACGGGGTGGCCCTGGCCCGTGATCTGAGGGCGGTGTGGCCGACGGGGCATCGGCCTACCGGTCCGGCGAGGGACCTGTTGTCGTTGACGCGGGGGTGA
- a CDS encoding TDT family transporter, translating into MVTAAGPLAYPLSVRRLGPNWYAPVMGTAVVATAGAALPPHVPGLRGVLAGVWGLSFALLLTVLGARCAHWARHRDQARAHLLDPATAPFYGCLAMALLAVGGGALTVGRDVIGARAGAVLGAVLFVAGTVLGLAAAVAVPYLMSVRHRVEPGQATPVWLLPLVAPMVSAAVGPSLVPQLPPGQPRETLLLVCFALFGLSLLATLLMLPLVFARLLTGGPLPLALTPTLFLVLGPLGQSTTAVGAFADVAPGVVPEPYSQGFGALAVLYGVPVMGFALLWFCLATAHVWRARRHGMRFAMTWWSFTFPVGTCVTGAEALGRHTGLVACTGPAVVLYAVLVVAWGAAAWGTLRGLVRGELLAGPGPVPVAPRPATARTTSGAVR; encoded by the coding sequence ATGGTCACCGCAGCCGGGCCCCTCGCGTACCCCCTCTCCGTCCGCCGTCTCGGGCCCAACTGGTACGCCCCCGTCATGGGCACCGCGGTCGTCGCCACCGCCGGAGCCGCCCTCCCGCCGCACGTCCCGGGGCTGCGCGGCGTGCTCGCCGGTGTCTGGGGGCTGTCCTTCGCCCTGCTCCTGACCGTGCTCGGCGCCCGTTGCGCGCACTGGGCCCGCCACCGTGACCAGGCCCGCGCCCACCTCCTCGATCCGGCCACGGCACCCTTCTACGGCTGTCTCGCCATGGCCCTGCTCGCCGTGGGCGGCGGCGCCCTCACCGTCGGCCGGGACGTGATCGGCGCGCGGGCCGGGGCCGTGCTCGGTGCCGTGCTGTTCGTCGCCGGTACGGTTCTCGGGCTGGCCGCCGCCGTCGCCGTGCCGTATCTGATGTCCGTACGCCACCGGGTCGAGCCGGGGCAGGCGACACCCGTGTGGCTGCTGCCGCTGGTCGCGCCCATGGTGTCGGCCGCCGTCGGGCCGTCCCTGGTGCCACAGCTGCCTCCCGGACAACCCCGCGAGACACTGCTCCTGGTCTGCTTCGCGCTGTTCGGGCTGAGCCTGCTCGCGACCCTGCTCATGCTGCCCCTGGTCTTCGCCCGGCTGCTCACCGGCGGGCCGCTGCCGCTCGCCCTCACCCCGACGCTGTTCCTGGTGCTGGGGCCGCTCGGGCAGTCCACCACCGCCGTCGGCGCCTTCGCGGACGTCGCCCCCGGGGTCGTACCGGAGCCGTACAGCCAGGGCTTCGGCGCCCTGGCCGTGCTCTACGGCGTGCCCGTCATGGGGTTCGCGCTGCTGTGGTTCTGCCTGGCCACCGCCCATGTGTGGCGCGCCCGGCGGCACGGGATGCGGTTCGCCATGACCTGGTGGTCGTTCACCTTCCCGGTCGGCACCTGCGTCACGGGCGCCGAGGCGCTCGGCCGGCACACCGGGCTGGTGGCCTGCACCGGCCCCGCGGTGGTCCTGTACGCCGTGCTCGTCGTGGCGTGGGGCGCCGCCGCCTGGGGCACCCTGCGCGGGCTGGTCAGGGGCGAGCTGCTCGCAGGGCCCGGCCCAGTACCCGTGGCGCCTCGGCCAGCGACGGCCCGTACCACGTCAGGTGCCGTCCGCTGA
- a CDS encoding helical backbone metal receptor, with protein MRVVSLVPSLTEAVARSAPGTLVGVTDWCTRPPGLDAVRVGGTKTPDTGRILSLTPDLVIANEEENREPDLAALRAAGVEVLVTEVREVPQAFRELARVLDACGVAARPRWLDEAEDTWSSLPRPASRLTAVVPVWRRPWMVLGRDTFAGDVLARLGVDHVYARHPERYPRVPLEELRARAPDVVVLPDEPYRFTAQDGPEAFPGLPCALVSGRHLTWYGPSLAEAPRVLGRALRAARP; from the coding sequence GTGAGGGTCGTCTCCCTCGTCCCCTCGTTGACGGAGGCCGTGGCCCGCTCGGCGCCCGGCACGCTGGTCGGCGTCACCGACTGGTGCACGCGTCCGCCGGGTCTGGACGCCGTACGCGTCGGCGGCACGAAGACCCCGGACACCGGCCGGATCCTCTCCCTCACCCCCGACCTGGTGATCGCGAACGAGGAGGAGAACCGCGAACCCGACCTGGCGGCCCTGCGCGCGGCGGGCGTCGAGGTCCTGGTCACGGAGGTCCGCGAGGTGCCCCAGGCCTTCCGGGAACTGGCCCGGGTCCTGGACGCCTGCGGGGTGGCGGCCCGCCCGCGCTGGCTGGACGAGGCCGAGGACACCTGGTCGTCCCTGCCCCGGCCGGCCTCCCGGCTGACGGCGGTCGTGCCGGTCTGGCGCCGCCCGTGGATGGTCCTGGGCCGCGACACCTTCGCGGGCGACGTCCTGGCCCGCCTCGGTGTCGACCACGTGTACGCGCGGCACCCCGAGCGCTATCCCCGCGTGCCGCTGGAGGAACTCCGGGCCCGCGCCCCCGATGTGGTGGTCCTCCCGGACGAGCCGTACCGCTTCACCGCCCAGGACGGCCCGGAGGCGTTCCCCGGGCTGCCCTGCGCGCTCGTCAGCGGACGGCACCTGACGTGGTACGGGCCGTCGCTGGCCGAGGCGCCACGGGTACTGGGCCGGGCCCTGCGAGCAGCTCGCCCCTGA
- a CDS encoding XRE family transcriptional regulator — protein sequence MGDHKEQPLRVGAAVRRRRRALDLTLAVVAERSGLSVPFLSQVENDRARPSRSSLEKVADALRTTAVELLAAADPACSVDVVRADDTEPLPRPRARSLVRGHHQMHASEFTGDHDAGREFQYRNDQLMYVADGAVEIEAEGRAYRLGRGDTLYLTGGVRHRWRAAESDTRVIVVAVAEHIEAVRDRPRR from the coding sequence ATGGGCGACCACAAAGAGCAGCCCCTGCGGGTGGGCGCGGCCGTGCGCCGGCGGCGCCGCGCGCTGGACCTCACGCTCGCCGTCGTGGCCGAGCGCAGCGGCCTGTCGGTCCCGTTCCTGAGCCAGGTCGAGAACGACCGGGCGCGGCCCAGCCGCAGCTCCCTGGAGAAGGTCGCCGACGCCCTGCGCACCACCGCCGTGGAGCTCCTCGCCGCCGCCGACCCGGCGTGCAGCGTGGACGTCGTCCGCGCCGACGACACCGAGCCGCTGCCCCGGCCCCGGGCCCGCTCCCTGGTGCGCGGCCACCACCAGATGCACGCCTCCGAGTTCACCGGCGACCATGACGCGGGCCGTGAATTCCAGTACCGCAACGACCAGTTGATGTACGTGGCCGACGGCGCGGTGGAGATCGAGGCGGAGGGCCGCGCCTACCGCCTCGGCCGGGGCGACACGCTGTACCTCACCGGCGGTGTGCGGCACCGCTGGCGGGCGGCGGAGTCGGACACCCGGGTGATCGTGGTCGCCGTGGCGGAGCACATCGAGGCGGTCCGGGACCGGCCACGCCGGTGA
- a CDS encoding ABC transporter permease/substrate binding protein, with protein sequence MPRIQLGSWVNDAVDWLTTHMAWLFDFCKTVFLGLYDGINAVLQAPEPLLLAGIFAVIAFWLRGTLAGVLAFAGFAFIDSLDLWENAMITLALVLVATVIALVIALPVGIWAARSDRVSSLVRPVLDFMQTLPAMIYLIPAILFFGTGAPAGIVATLIFALAPGVRMTELGIRQVDKELVEAADAFGTTPRNTLLRVQLPLALPTVMAGVNQVIMLGLSMAAIAGMVGTGGLGGDVNEAIGQLNVGLGSEAGVAIVILAIYLDRMTSELGTQVSPLGRRAAAKLRAAQGLKIWSYRPRPVVAVIGVVVLALAAGGMGVLGGSGTGATAAAGGKDVGQGKKISIGYIPWDEGVASTFLWKEVLEQRGYRVEAKQFDAGPLYTSLAQGDVDFQTDAWLPTTHAQYWKKYGKQLDDLGAWYDKTSLELSVPSYMKGIDSLADLKGKASEFGGKITGIESSAGEMALLKSKVLKEYGLDKEYQVVDSSTPAMLAELKRAYAQKKPIVVTLWSPHWAYNDYDLKKLKDPKGAWGEGDGVHTLSRKGFAQDDPTVAQWLKNFRMSEKELTSLEAEINKAGKGRQQEAVRAWLKQHPGFADKMAPVKNAGGGTPAEAKRPLDVAWFPWDEDIAVTYLWKNVLERRGYKLNLKQMDVGPVYTGLASGDLDLNFDAWLPYAQKNYWDKNKDRLKDLGTWYEPTSLEIAVPSYVKGVDSLADLKGKAGTFKGKIIGIEPGTGEMDLAKNKVLPAYGLDKEYEVVDGSTPAMLAELKRAYAKKEPIAVTLWSPHWAYSDYQLTKLKDSKKAFGEGNTIRTISNEKFPEQYPQLTKWIKNFRMSEDELGSLESEIKDRGQGHEEEAVAAWLEKHPDMVNRMTPQ encoded by the coding sequence GTGCCTAGGATTCAGCTCGGCAGCTGGGTCAACGACGCGGTCGACTGGCTCACCACCCACATGGCGTGGCTGTTCGACTTCTGCAAGACCGTCTTCCTCGGCCTCTACGACGGCATCAACGCCGTCCTCCAGGCCCCCGAACCGCTGCTCCTCGCGGGCATCTTCGCAGTGATCGCCTTCTGGCTGCGCGGCACCCTCGCCGGTGTCCTCGCCTTCGCCGGGTTCGCGTTCATCGACTCCCTCGACCTGTGGGAGAACGCGATGATCACCCTGGCGCTCGTCCTCGTGGCGACCGTCATCGCCCTGGTGATCGCCCTGCCCGTGGGCATCTGGGCGGCCCGCTCCGACCGCGTCAGCTCACTGGTCCGGCCCGTCCTGGACTTCATGCAGACGCTGCCCGCGATGATCTACCTCATCCCGGCGATCCTCTTCTTCGGCACCGGCGCCCCCGCGGGCATCGTCGCCACCCTGATCTTCGCGCTCGCCCCGGGCGTGCGCATGACCGAGCTGGGCATCCGGCAGGTCGACAAGGAACTGGTCGAGGCCGCCGACGCGTTCGGCACCACGCCCCGCAACACCCTGCTGCGCGTCCAGCTCCCGCTCGCCCTGCCCACCGTCATGGCCGGCGTCAACCAGGTCATCATGCTCGGCCTGTCCATGGCCGCCATCGCCGGCATGGTCGGCACCGGCGGCCTCGGCGGCGACGTCAACGAGGCCATCGGCCAGCTCAACGTGGGCCTCGGCTCCGAGGCGGGCGTGGCCATCGTGATCCTCGCGATCTACCTCGACCGCATGACCAGCGAGCTGGGCACCCAGGTCTCCCCGCTCGGCCGCCGTGCCGCCGCCAAGCTGCGCGCCGCCCAGGGGCTGAAGATCTGGTCGTACCGGCCCCGCCCCGTCGTCGCCGTGATCGGCGTCGTCGTCCTGGCGCTCGCCGCGGGCGGCATGGGCGTCCTCGGCGGCAGCGGCACCGGCGCCACCGCCGCGGCCGGCGGCAAGGACGTCGGCCAGGGCAAGAAGATCAGCATCGGCTACATCCCCTGGGACGAGGGCGTCGCCTCCACCTTCCTGTGGAAGGAGGTCCTGGAGCAGCGCGGCTACCGGGTCGAGGCCAAGCAGTTCGACGCGGGCCCGCTGTACACCTCCCTCGCCCAGGGCGACGTCGACTTCCAGACCGACGCCTGGCTGCCCACGACCCACGCCCAGTACTGGAAGAAGTACGGCAAGCAGCTCGACGACCTCGGAGCCTGGTACGACAAGACGTCCCTGGAGCTGAGCGTGCCCTCCTACATGAAGGGCATCGACTCCCTGGCCGACCTCAAGGGCAAGGCCTCCGAGTTCGGCGGCAAGATCACCGGCATCGAGTCCAGCGCCGGCGAGATGGCCCTGCTGAAGAGCAAGGTCCTCAAGGAGTACGGCCTGGACAAGGAGTACCAGGTCGTCGACAGCTCCACGCCCGCCATGCTGGCCGAGCTGAAGCGCGCCTACGCCCAGAAGAAGCCGATCGTCGTCACGCTCTGGTCGCCGCACTGGGCGTACAACGACTACGACCTCAAGAAGCTCAAGGACCCCAAGGGCGCCTGGGGCGAGGGCGACGGCGTGCACACCCTGTCCCGCAAGGGCTTCGCGCAGGACGACCCCACGGTCGCCCAGTGGCTGAAGAACTTCAGGATGAGCGAGAAGGAGCTCACCAGCCTCGAAGCGGAGATCAACAAGGCGGGCAAGGGCCGGCAGCAGGAGGCCGTGCGCGCCTGGCTGAAGCAGCACCCCGGCTTCGCCGACAAGATGGCACCGGTGAAGAACGCCGGGGGCGGCACCCCTGCCGAGGCCAAGCGGCCCCTGGACGTGGCGTGGTTCCCCTGGGACGAGGACATCGCCGTCACCTACCTGTGGAAGAACGTCCTGGAGCGGCGCGGCTACAAGCTGAACCTCAAGCAGATGGACGTCGGCCCCGTCTACACGGGCCTGGCCTCGGGCGACCTCGACCTCAACTTCGACGCCTGGCTGCCCTACGCCCAGAAGAACTACTGGGACAAGAACAAGGACCGCCTCAAGGACCTCGGCACCTGGTACGAACCGACCTCCCTGGAGATCGCCGTACCGTCCTACGTGAAGGGCGTCGACTCCCTGGCGGACCTCAAGGGCAAGGCCGGCACCTTCAAGGGGAAGATCATCGGCATCGAGCCCGGCACCGGCGAGATGGACCTGGCGAAGAACAAGGTCCTGCCCGCCTACGGCCTCGACAAGGAGTACGAGGTCGTCGACGGCTCCACGCCCGCGATGCTGGCCGAGCTGAAGCGCGCCTACGCCAAGAAGGAGCCGATCGCCGTCACCCTCTGGTCGCCGCACTGGGCGTACAGCGACTACCAGCTGACCAAGCTGAAGGACTCCAAGAAGGCCTTCGGCGAGGGCAACACGATCCGCACCATCTCCAACGAGAAGTTCCCCGAGCAGTACCCGCAGCTCACGAAGTGGATCAAGAACTTCAGGATGAGCGAGGACGAGCTCGGCTCCCTGGAGAGCGAGATCAAGGACCGCGGCCAGGGCCATGAGGAGGAGGCCGTCGCCGCGTGGCTCGAGAAGCATCCGGACATGGTGAACCGGATGACTCCGCAGTAG
- a CDS encoding betaine/proline/choline family ABC transporter ATP-binding protein (Members of the family are the ATP-binding subunit of ABC transporters for substrates such as betaine, L-proline or other amino acids, choline, carnitine, etc. The substrate specificity is best determined from the substrate-binding subunit, rather than this subunit, as it interacts with the permease subunit and not with substrate directly.), which produces MSATLEAESLYKVFGRRPDQAVERLRNGAGREELRAEGTTAAVIDASFTVEPGQIFVVMGLSGSGKSTLLRMLNGLLEPTAGHVRFDGQDLTTLTDRELRQVRSRKISMVFQHFALFPHRSVRENAAYGLEVQGVPRAERARRADEALALCGLAGWEKSWPDELSGGMQQRVGLARALATDADLLLMDESFSALDPLIRRDMQDQLLELQQKLKKTIVFITHDLNEAMRLGDRIAVMRDGRIVQNGTAQDILLRPENDYVASFTQDVDRSRVLTAGELMDTSVTADDPGCHCETVTPDTPFTELCAISARLSHPVSVVDQDNKQLGIVPRQRLIGFLGDERDAVPQPCDSPRDKGGEKVIARA; this is translated from the coding sequence GTGTCAGCAACCCTTGAGGCAGAGAGCCTGTACAAAGTGTTCGGCAGGAGACCGGACCAGGCGGTCGAGCGGCTCAGGAACGGAGCCGGCCGGGAGGAACTGCGCGCCGAGGGCACGACCGCCGCCGTGATCGACGCCTCCTTCACCGTGGAGCCCGGCCAGATCTTCGTCGTCATGGGCCTGTCCGGCTCCGGCAAGTCCACGCTGTTGCGCATGCTGAACGGTCTTCTCGAACCGACCGCAGGACATGTCCGCTTCGACGGTCAGGACCTGACCACCCTGACCGACCGCGAGCTGCGCCAGGTCCGCTCCCGGAAGATCAGCATGGTGTTCCAGCACTTCGCGCTCTTCCCGCACCGCAGCGTGCGCGAGAACGCCGCCTACGGTCTGGAAGTGCAGGGCGTGCCCCGCGCCGAGCGCGCACGCCGCGCCGACGAGGCGCTCGCCCTGTGCGGCCTGGCCGGCTGGGAGAAGTCCTGGCCCGACGAGCTGTCCGGCGGCATGCAGCAGCGCGTCGGACTCGCCCGCGCGCTCGCCACCGACGCCGACCTGCTGCTGATGGACGAGTCCTTCAGCGCCCTGGACCCGCTGATCCGCCGCGACATGCAGGACCAGCTGCTGGAGCTCCAGCAGAAGCTGAAGAAGACGATCGTCTTCATCACCCACGACCTGAACGAGGCCATGCGCCTGGGCGACCGCATCGCCGTCATGCGCGACGGCCGCATCGTCCAGAACGGCACCGCGCAGGACATCCTGCTGCGCCCGGAGAACGACTACGTCGCCTCCTTCACCCAGGACGTCGACCGCTCCCGCGTCCTGACCGCGGGCGAGCTGATGGACACCTCGGTCACCGCCGACGACCCCGGCTGCCACTGCGAGACCGTCACCCCGGACACCCCTTTCACCGAGCTGTGCGCGATCAGTGCCCGGCTCTCCCACCCGGTGTCGGTCGTCGACCAGGACAACAAGCAGCTCGGTATCGTCCCCCGGCAGCGGCTGATCGGCTTCCTGGGCGACGAGCGGGACGCCGTCCCGCAGCCCTGCGACTCCCCGCGCGACAAGGGCGGAGAGAAGGTGATCGCCCGTGCCTAG
- a CDS encoding 5'-3' exonuclease has protein sequence MRGVTGRLMLLDTASLYFRAYFGVPDSVRAPDGTPVNAVRGLLDFIDRLVKDHRPDDLVACMDADWRPHWRVELIPSYKAHRVAEEHAAGPDEEEVPDTLSPQVPVIEAVLDAVGIARVGVAGYEADDVIGTFTARAKGPVDIVTGDRDLYQLVDDARGVRVLYPLKGVGTLQHTDEAVLRAKYGVDGSGYADLALLRGDPSDGLPGVPGIGEKTAAKLLAEFGDLAGILAAVEDRRSKLTPTQRRRLDEARPYLAVAPKVVRVADDVPLPDVATALPKAPRDPAALEALAARWGLGGSLERLLATLAV, from the coding sequence ATGCGTGGCGTGACCGGACGACTGATGCTCCTCGACACCGCTTCCCTGTACTTCCGTGCCTACTTCGGCGTCCCCGACTCGGTCAGGGCGCCGGACGGCACACCGGTGAACGCCGTGCGCGGCCTCCTCGACTTCATCGACCGCCTGGTCAAGGACCACCGGCCCGACGATCTCGTGGCGTGCATGGACGCCGACTGGCGTCCGCACTGGCGCGTGGAGCTGATCCCCTCGTACAAGGCGCACCGCGTCGCCGAGGAGCACGCGGCCGGGCCGGACGAGGAGGAGGTGCCCGACACGCTGTCGCCGCAGGTGCCGGTCATCGAGGCGGTGCTGGACGCGGTGGGCATCGCCCGCGTGGGCGTCGCGGGCTACGAGGCGGACGACGTCATCGGCACGTTCACGGCACGCGCGAAGGGCCCGGTCGACATCGTCACGGGCGACCGCGACCTCTACCAGCTGGTGGACGACGCGCGCGGGGTGCGCGTGCTGTACCCGCTGAAGGGCGTGGGCACGCTGCAGCACACCGACGAGGCGGTGCTGCGTGCGAAGTATGGGGTCGACGGGAGCGGGTACGCGGATCTGGCCCTGCTGCGCGGCGACCCCAGCGACGGCCTGCCGGGCGTGCCGGGCATCGGCGAGAAGACGGCCGCCAAGCTGCTGGCCGAGTTCGGGGACCTGGCCGGGATCCTGGCGGCGGTCGAGGACCGGCGGTCGAAGCTGACGCCCACGCAGCGCAGGCGGCTGGACGAGGCGCGCCCGTACCTCGCGGTCGCGCCGAAGGTGGTCCGGGTCGCGGACGACGTACCGCTCCCGGACGTCGCCACGGCGCTCCCGAAGGCACCTCGCGACCCGGCGGCCCTGGAGGCGCTGGCGGCCCGCTGGGGTCTGGGCGGGTCACTGGAGCGTCTGCTGGCGACGCTCGCGGTGTGA